A portion of the Streptomyces coeruleoprunus genome contains these proteins:
- the gyrA gene encoding DNA gyrase subunit A, with protein MADENTPDTPDTPVAVTPEEEPTVPGVGLRVEPVGLETEMQRSYLDYAMSVIVSRALPDVRDGLKPVHRRVLYAMYDGGYRPEKGFYKCARVVGDVMGTYHPHGDTSIYDALVRLAQPWSMRMPLVDSNGNFGSPGNDPAAAMRYTECKMAPLSMEMLRDIDEETVDFQDNYDGRNQEPTVLPSRFPNLLVNGSAGIAVGMATNIPPHNLREVAAGAQWALEHPEATHEELLDALIERIKGPDFPTGALVVGRKGIEEAYRTGRGSITMRAVVEVEEIQNRQCLVVTELPYQVNPDNLAQKIADLVKDGKIGGIADVRDETSSRTGQRLVIVLKRDAVAKVVLNNLYKHTDLQTNFGANMLALVDGVPRTLSLDAFIRHWVTHQIEVIVRRTRFRLRKAEERAHILRGLLKALDAIDEVIALIRRSETVEVAREGLMGLLEIDEIQANAILEMQLRRLAALERQKIVAEHDELQAKINDYNQILASEERQRQIVSEELAQLVEKFGDDRRTQLVPFDGDMSIEDLIAEEDIVVTITRGGYVKRTKTDDYRSQKRGGKGVRGTKLKEDDIVDHFFVSTTHHWLLFFTNKGRVYRAKAYELPDAGRDARGQHVANLLAFQPDEQIAEILAIRDYEAAPYLVLATKAGLVKKTPLKDYDSPRSGGVIAINLREREDGSDDELIGAELVSSEDDLLLISRKAQSIRFTATDDALRPMGRATSGVKGMSFREGDELLSMNVVRPGTFVFTATDGGYAKRTPVDEYRVQGRGGLGIKAAKIVEDRGSLVGALVVEESDEILAITLSGGVIRTRVNEVRETGRDTMGVQLINLSKRDAVVGIARNAEAGAEAEEAVEAAEAESGTAIEAAEGTESSVGEHEE; from the coding sequence ATGGCCGACGAGAACACTCCTGACACTCCCGACACCCCGGTCGCCGTGACGCCGGAGGAGGAGCCCACCGTCCCCGGTGTGGGCCTGCGCGTCGAGCCCGTCGGGCTCGAGACGGAGATGCAGCGCTCCTACCTGGACTACGCGATGTCCGTCATCGTGTCCCGGGCGCTGCCCGACGTACGGGACGGCCTCAAGCCCGTCCACCGCCGTGTGCTGTACGCGATGTACGACGGCGGCTACCGGCCCGAGAAGGGCTTCTACAAGTGCGCCCGCGTCGTCGGCGACGTCATGGGTACGTACCACCCGCACGGCGACACCTCCATCTACGACGCCCTGGTCCGCCTGGCCCAGCCGTGGTCGATGCGCATGCCGCTGGTGGACTCGAACGGCAACTTCGGCTCCCCGGGCAACGACCCGGCCGCCGCCATGCGCTACACCGAGTGCAAGATGGCGCCGCTGTCGATGGAGATGCTCCGCGACATCGACGAGGAGACCGTCGACTTCCAGGACAACTACGACGGCCGGAACCAGGAGCCGACGGTCCTGCCGTCGCGCTTCCCGAACCTGCTGGTCAACGGCTCCGCGGGCATCGCGGTCGGTATGGCGACCAACATCCCGCCGCACAACCTGCGCGAGGTCGCGGCCGGCGCCCAGTGGGCGCTGGAGCACCCGGAGGCCACGCACGAGGAGCTGCTCGACGCGCTCATCGAGCGCATCAAGGGCCCCGACTTCCCGACCGGCGCCCTCGTCGTCGGCCGCAAGGGCATCGAGGAGGCGTACCGCACGGGCCGCGGCTCCATCACGATGCGCGCGGTCGTCGAGGTCGAGGAGATCCAGAACCGCCAGTGCCTGGTGGTCACGGAGCTGCCGTACCAGGTCAACCCGGACAACCTGGCGCAGAAGATCGCCGACCTCGTCAAGGACGGCAAGATCGGCGGCATCGCCGACGTCCGCGACGAGACGTCCTCCCGCACCGGTCAGCGCCTCGTCATCGTGCTGAAGCGGGACGCCGTCGCGAAGGTCGTCCTGAACAACCTCTACAAGCACACCGACCTGCAGACGAACTTCGGCGCGAACATGCTCGCGCTCGTCGACGGTGTGCCGCGCACGCTCTCGCTGGACGCGTTCATCCGCCACTGGGTGACGCACCAGATCGAGGTCATCGTCCGGCGGACGCGGTTCCGGCTGCGCAAGGCCGAGGAGCGGGCGCACATCCTGCGCGGTCTGCTCAAGGCGCTCGACGCGATCGACGAGGTCATCGCGCTGATCCGGCGCAGCGAGACGGTCGAGGTGGCCCGCGAGGGCCTGATGGGCCTGCTGGAGATCGACGAGATCCAGGCCAACGCCATCCTCGAGATGCAGCTGCGCCGCCTCGCGGCCCTGGAGCGCCAGAAGATCGTCGCGGAGCACGACGAGCTCCAGGCGAAGATCAACGACTACAACCAGATCCTCGCCTCCGAGGAGCGCCAGCGGCAGATCGTCAGCGAGGAGCTGGCGCAGCTGGTGGAGAAGTTCGGCGACGACCGCCGGACGCAGCTGGTGCCCTTCGACGGTGACATGTCCATCGAGGACCTGATCGCCGAGGAGGACATCGTCGTCACCATCACGCGTGGCGGCTATGTGAAGCGGACGAAGACGGACGACTACCGCTCGCAGAAGCGCGGCGGCAAGGGCGTGCGCGGCACGAAGCTGAAGGAAGACGACATCGTCGACCACTTCTTCGTCTCCACCACGCACCACTGGCTGCTGTTCTTCACCAACAAGGGCCGGGTCTACCGGGCCAAGGCGTACGAGCTGCCGGACGCGGGCCGGGACGCCCGTGGCCAGCACGTCGCGAACCTGCTGGCCTTCCAGCCGGACGAGCAGATCGCCGAGATCCTCGCCATCCGCGACTACGAGGCCGCGCCCTACCTGGTCCTCGCCACCAAGGCGGGCCTGGTGAAGAAGACCCCGCTGAAGGACTACGACTCGCCCCGCTCCGGCGGTGTCATCGCGATCAACCTGCGGGAGCGCGAGGACGGCAGCGACGACGAGCTGATCGGCGCCGAGCTGGTGTCCTCCGAGGACGACCTGCTGCTCATCAGCAGGAAGGCGCAGTCGATCCGGTTCACCGCGACGGATGACGCGCTGCGCCCGATGGGCCGTGCCACCTCCGGTGTGAAGGGCATGAGCTTCCGCGAGGGCGACGAGCTGCTGTCGATGAACGTCGTCCGGCCGGGTACGTTCGTCTTCACCGCGACGGACGGCGGCTACGCCAAGCGGACGCCCGTCGACGAGTACCGCGTCCAGGGTCGTGGCGGTCTGGGCATCAAGGCTGCGAAGATCGTGGAGGACCGCGGTTCGCTCGTCGGTGCGCTGGTGGTGGAGGAGAGCGACGAGATCCTCGCCATCACGCTGTCCGGTGGTGTGATTCGTACGCGAGTCAACGAAGTCAGGGAGACGGGCCGTGACACCATGGGCGTCCAGCTGATCAACCTGAGCAAGCGCGATGCCGTCGTCGGTATCGCTCGTAACGCCGAGGCCGGCGCCGAGGCCGAGGAGGCCGTGGAGGCCGCCGAGGCGGAGAGCGGCACCGCGATCGAGGCAGCCGAGGGCACGGAGTCCTCGGTCGGGGAGCACGAGGAGTAG
- a CDS encoding DUF3566 domain-containing protein: MTDTKGPKPPYETFDDGPLPGDRPSSGQSAQPYHPPQAYATQGGEAGAAVRKPRTGAKTTPRTRKARLRVAKVDPWSVMKVSFLLSIALGICTVVAAAVLWMVMDAMGVFSTVGATISDATGSNEHNGFDLQAFLSLPRVLIFTSVIAVIDVVLATALATLGAFIYNLSAGFVGGVELTLAEDE; encoded by the coding sequence GTGACCGACACCAAGGGGCCGAAGCCCCCGTACGAAACGTTCGACGACGGCCCGCTGCCCGGCGACCGGCCGTCCTCCGGCCAGTCCGCCCAGCCGTACCACCCGCCGCAGGCGTACGCCACGCAGGGCGGCGAGGCGGGTGCCGCCGTGCGCAAGCCCCGTACGGGTGCCAAGACGACGCCCCGGACGCGCAAGGCGCGGCTGCGGGTCGCCAAGGTGGACCCGTGGTCGGTGATGAAGGTCAGCTTCCTGCTGTCCATCGCGCTGGGCATCTGCACGGTGGTCGCGGCGGCGGTGCTGTGGATGGTCATGGACGCCATGGGCGTCTTCTCCACGGTCGGCGCCACGATCAGCGACGCCACCGGGTCCAACGAGCACAACGGCTTCGATCTTCAGGCCTTCCTGTCGCTGCCGCGCGTGCTGATCTTCACGTCGGTGATCGCGGTCATCGATGTGGTGCTGGCCACGGCCCTGGCGACGCTCGGCGCCTTCATCTACAACCTGTCCGCCGGTTTCGTGGGCGGCGTCGAGCTGACGCTGGCCGAGGACGAGTAG
- a CDS encoding DLW-39 family protein codes for MKKLLLVALAAIGGLLVYRQIQADRAEQDLWTEATDSVPAGS; via the coding sequence GTGAAGAAGCTTCTCCTGGTCGCACTGGCCGCCATCGGCGGGCTCCTCGTGTACCGCCAGATCCAGGCGGATCGCGCCGAGCAGGATCTGTGGACGGAGGCGACCGACTCCGTGCCCGCAGGTTCGTGA
- a CDS encoding serine/threonine-protein kinase produces the protein MGEVFAGRYELIDPIGRGGVGAVWRAWDQRRRRYVAAKVLQQSDAHTLLRFVREQALRIDHPHVLAPASWAADDDKVLFTMDLVSGGSLAHVIGDYGPLPPRFVCTLLDQLLSGLAAVHAEGVVHRDIKPANILLEATGTGRPHLRLSDFGISMRKGEPRLTETNYIVGTPGYFAPEQLRGAEPDFPADLFAVGLVALYLLQGRKPDSQALVEYFLAHGTPGAPEGIPEPLWQVLAGLLQPDPQARFRTATGARKALTTAVEMLPDPTGEEEPVEVFDQLGPLPPGYGPDGPLTTAAPPAPVPGTAQPSPSETGSFHLAPPPQQPPTPPPTPAPAPAAAPAAQAPVAPAPAAPHGPAGAYPPPYPVPVPPQQAATQPYTAAPTAPQHLASPAAVPATTAGRAPARRPGPPRAVAIPVLLVALACLAVGFWALTQT, from the coding sequence ATGGGTGAGGTCTTCGCTGGTCGGTACGAGCTGATCGATCCGATCGGGCGTGGTGGCGTGGGCGCCGTGTGGCGCGCCTGGGACCAGCGCCGCCGCCGGTACGTGGCGGCCAAGGTGCTCCAGCAGAGCGACGCGCACACCCTGCTGCGCTTCGTGCGCGAGCAGGCCCTGCGCATCGACCACCCGCACGTCCTCGCCCCCGCCAGCTGGGCGGCCGACGACGACAAGGTCCTGTTCACCATGGACCTGGTCAGCGGCGGTTCGCTGGCCCATGTGATCGGGGACTACGGGCCGCTGCCACCGCGGTTCGTCTGCACGCTGCTCGACCAGCTGCTGTCCGGGCTGGCCGCGGTGCACGCGGAGGGGGTCGTGCACCGCGACATCAAGCCCGCGAACATCCTGCTGGAGGCCACCGGCACCGGGCGGCCGCACCTGCGGCTGTCCGACTTCGGCATCTCCATGCGCAAGGGCGAGCCGCGCCTGACGGAGACCAACTACATCGTCGGTACGCCCGGCTACTTCGCGCCCGAGCAACTGCGGGGTGCGGAGCCCGACTTCCCCGCCGACCTGTTCGCGGTCGGCCTCGTCGCGCTGTACCTGCTCCAGGGCCGCAAGCCCGACTCCCAGGCCCTCGTGGAGTACTTCCTGGCCCATGGCACACCGGGCGCCCCGGAAGGCATCCCGGAGCCGCTGTGGCAGGTGCTCGCCGGGCTGCTCCAGCCCGATCCGCAGGCCCGGTTCCGTACGGCCACGGGCGCGCGCAAGGCGCTGACGACGGCGGTCGAGATGCTGCCGGACCCGACGGGCGAGGAGGAGCCCGTCGAGGTCTTCGACCAGCTCGGCCCGCTGCCGCCCGGGTACGGCCCCGACGGCCCGCTCACGACGGCGGCGCCGCCCGCTCCCGTACCCGGCACGGCCCAGCCTTCGCCGTCCGAGACGGGCAGCTTCCACCTGGCCCCGCCGCCGCAGCAGCCGCCCACACCGCCACCCACCCCGGCACCCGCGCCTGCCGCCGCACCTGCCGCCCAGGCGCCCGTGGCGCCCGCCCCCGCCGCGCCCCACGGCCCGGCCGGCGCCTACCCGCCGCCGTATCCCGTGCCCGTGCCGCCCCAACAGGCGGCCACCCAGCCGTACACGGCGGCCCCCACCGCGCCCCAGCACCTGGCGTCCCCGGCGGCCGTCCCGGCCACCACCGCCGGCCGTGCGCCGGCGCGGCGCCCGGGACCGCCCCGAGCGGTGGCGATCCCGGTCCTGCTGGTGGCGCTCGCCTGCCTGGCCGTCGGCTTCTGGGCGCTCACCCAGACCTGA
- a CDS encoding DNA-binding protein — protein MDAAQQEATARARELQRSWYGEPLGALFRRLIDDLGLNQARLAAVLGLSAPMLSQLMSGQRAKIGNPAVVQRVQALQELASLVADGSVSAVEATDRMDEIKKSQGGSVLTSSSQQTAGSGAPTVRRVVREIQSLLRSVAAAGDIIDAADSLAPTHPELAEFLRVYGAGRTADAVAHYEAHQS, from the coding sequence ATGGACGCAGCACAGCAGGAAGCCACCGCGAGAGCCAGAGAACTCCAGCGCAGCTGGTACGGGGAGCCGTTGGGGGCGCTCTTCCGTCGGCTCATCGACGACCTCGGGCTCAATCAGGCCCGGCTCGCGGCGGTGCTCGGGCTGTCCGCTCCGATGCTCTCCCAGCTGATGAGCGGCCAGCGCGCGAAGATCGGCAATCCGGCCGTCGTCCAGCGCGTCCAGGCCCTCCAGGAGCTGGCGAGCCTGGTCGCCGACGGCAGTGTGAGCGCGGTGGAGGCGACCGACCGGATGGACGAGATCAAGAAGTCGCAGGGCGGTTCCGTGCTGACCTCCAGCAGCCAGCAGACGGCCGGCTCGGGCGCGCCGACGGTGCGCAGGGTCGTCCGGGAGATCCAGTCCCTGCTGCGCTCCGTCGCGGCCGCCGGCGACATCATCGACGCCGCGGACTCGCTCGCCCCCACGCATCCGGAACTGGCAGAGTTCCTCCGGGTGTACGGAGCGGGGCGCACCGCGGACGCGGTCGCGCACTACGAGGCACACCAGAGCTGA
- a CDS encoding DUF6344 domain-containing protein, with protein MAAAVKVKQFWTAIVSFFCGLLAGLLPSGKPAAPAAAARRTAAVVLPKQRTAPAVAVPGRRAARGPALPPTIKQRIRAEAHGSSPSVRRLPGAGDAAASPSPSPVAAGATAGVGGGTGA; from the coding sequence ATGGCCGCCGCCGTGAAGGTCAAGCAGTTCTGGACCGCGATCGTCTCCTTCTTCTGCGGGCTCCTCGCGGGGCTCCTGCCCTCCGGCAAGCCGGCGGCGCCCGCCGCGGCCGCGCGGCGGACGGCCGCCGTGGTGCTGCCGAAGCAGCGGACCGCGCCCGCGGTGGCCGTACCCGGGCGCAGGGCGGCACGGGGGCCGGCCCTGCCTCCGACGATCAAGCAGCGCATCCGGGCCGAGGCCCACGGGTCGTCGCCTTCCGTACGGCGCCTGCCCGGGGCCGGTGACGCGGCTGCGTCCCCCTCGCCGTCCCCCGTCGCGGCCGGTGCCACCGCCGGTGTCGGCGGTGGCACCGGGGCGTAG